One genomic region from Gammaproteobacteria bacterium encodes:
- a CDS encoding aldehyde dehydrogenase, translated as EEVNAIMKAASEGALKGILAYNAEPLVSTDFNHNPASSVFDATQTKVIGNLVKVFSWYDNEWGFSNRMLNTTQALMNAK; from the coding sequence GAAGAAGTGAATGCGATAATGAAAGCAGCCTCTGAGGGCGCGCTAAAAGGCATATTGGCTTATAATGCGGAGCCACTTGTTTCTACGGACTTTAATCATAATCCAGCATCTTCGGTTTTTGATGCGACGCAAACGAAAGTGATTGGCAATTTAGTTAAAGTGTTTTCTTGGTACGATAATGAGTGGGGATTTTCAAATCGTATGCTAAATACGACGCAAGCACTAATGAACGCAAAATAA
- a CDS encoding TIGR00153 family protein — protein sequence MFGRSPIKPVEEHMSIVACCVEELTAFFQAVFAGSWQQAEEVQQKISALEHDADKIKRDVRTNLPRKMFTSIDRGDLLALFLEQDLLANRAKDIAGIILGRRMVFPAELIEPFTIYLERSIDATFQARTAINQLDELAEVGFSGKEVRIVQHMIAQLEAIEHETDVLQIKLRAQLQRLEKDWPPIDMMFLYRVVEWVGDLADQAQKVGGRLQILLAS from the coding sequence ATGTTCGGCAGATCACCTATCAAGCCAGTAGAAGAGCATATGTCGATAGTTGCGTGTTGTGTCGAAGAATTGACTGCGTTTTTTCAAGCAGTGTTTGCAGGTTCTTGGCAACAAGCGGAAGAAGTGCAACAGAAAATTTCTGCACTTGAGCATGATGCTGATAAAATCAAACGCGATGTTCGCACCAATCTTCCGCGAAAAATGTTTACTTCGATTGATAGGGGCGATTTGCTTGCGCTTTTTTTAGAACAAGATTTATTGGCCAATAGAGCCAAAGATATTGCGGGAATTATTTTAGGTAGACGCATGGTTTTTCCTGCGGAACTTATTGAGCCTTTCACTATTTATCTTGAGCGCTCTATTGATGCTACGTTTCAAGCGCGCACGGCGATTAATCAGTTGGACGAATTAGCAGAAGTTGGATTCAGTGGCAAAGAAGTTCGGATTGTCCAGCACATGATTGCGCAATTAGAAGCCATTGAGCATGAGACCGATGTGTTGCAAATAAAACTTCGCGCACAATTACAGCGGCTTGAAAAAGACTGGCCGCCAATCGATATGATGTTTTTATATCGCGTGGTGGAGTGGGTTGGTGACCTTGCTGATCAAGCGCAAAAAGTTGGTGGTCGTTTACAGATTTTGTTAGCAAGTTAA